In the Paramisgurnus dabryanus chromosome 5, PD_genome_1.1, whole genome shotgun sequence genome, one interval contains:
- the LOC135732263 gene encoding cobalamin binding intrinsic factor-like, whose protein sequence is MTRKMICLFSFVALLSFVELGLPVKPAEFETYPVKLSIINELTNDKASFTSSVTEGGVLFGVLNNLNGSNGFSYSYSVNNNFGLYLESVNGVAGSDNDHTYWELLTESEGRLTRLETGIGCYQPKKDEHIILRFTKWN, encoded by the exons ATGACTCGGAAAATGATTTGTCTTTTCTCTTTTGTGGCTCTGCTGTCTTTTGTTGAGCTTGGGCTGCCTGTTAAGCCAG CTGAATTTGAAACGTATCCCGTGAAGTTGAGCATCATTAATGAGCTCACTAATGATAAAGCCTCATTCACCAGCTCTGTGACAGAAGGAGGGGTGCTGTTTGGGGTTTTAAATAACCTAAATGGTTCCAATGGATTTAG TTACAGCTATTCTGTAAACAATAACTTTGGATTATATCTGGAGAGTGTAAATGGAGTGGCTGGATCTGACAATGACCACACATACTGGGAGCTTCTGACTGAGAGTGAAGGACGCTTAACCCGACTGGAGACTG GAATCGGCTGCTATCAACCCAAGAAAGATGAGCATATTATCCTGAGGTTCACCAAGTGGAATTAA
- the hinfp gene encoding histone H4 transcription factor, producing the protein MPSSGKRAPRREELHLELGCEWGSCQETFDRMQEFCQHVEKHYKTIVEREPDVLEEEHNCLWRDCGFCSVEGAGEILRHMFFHCYHTKLKQWGLAILRGHSDMGTCSVGIQNRNIVPEVQENFLCLWEHCEMSMDNPEWFYRHVEMHAHCLEGNEENMLFCGWKDCEASFKGRFKLREHMRSHTQEKLVACPTCGGMFANNTKFFDHIRRQTSIEGQRFQCSHCSKRFATERLLRDHMRNHVNHYKCPLCDMTCPSPSSLRNHIKFRHSNERPYSCDYCEYSCKNLIDLRKHLDTHSSEPGYRCDFADCGYSTRSLYSIKNHYKRVHEGDYTPRYRCHVCEQCFTRGNNLTAHLRKKHQFKWPSGHPRFRYKEHEDGYMRLQLIRYESVELTEQLMRERQGEGDSSESTQQNIQPGEELEETQPSSTVAGNTEARIRKEAAEDCRIQENRENLFLLMTAGTSSEMDSTGEESVMHQLQDTAQQMGMEVL; encoded by the exons ATGCCCTCCTCGGGCAAGCGCGCCCCGCGCAGAGAGGAGCTGCACCTGGAGCTGGGGTGCGAGTGGGGCTCGTGTCAGGAGACATTTGACAGGATGCAAGAGTTTTGCCAGCACGtagaaaaacattataaaactaTAGTGGAGCGTGAGCCTGATGTATTAG AAGAAGAGCATAACTGTCTGTGGCGAGACTGTGGGTTTTGTTCAGTGGAAGGCGCTGGAGAGATTCTCAGACACATGTTTTTCCACTGCTACCACACAAAGTTAAAGCAGTGGGGTCTTGCTATACTGAGGGGCCACAGTGACATGGGCACCTGCTCGGTCGGTATTCAAAACCGCAACATTGTGCCTGAGGTTCAAGAGAACTTCTTATGTCTTTGGGAGCACTGTGAG ATGTCTATGGATAATCCAGAGTGGTTCTACAGGCATGTGGAGATGCATGCTCATTGTCTGGAGGGTAATGAAGAAAACATGTTGTTTTGTGGCTGGAAAG ACTGTGAAGCCTCTTTCAAGGGAAGGTTTAAGTTGCGGGAGCACATGCGTAGTCACACACAGGAAAAACTGGTGGCATGTCCGACCTGTGGAGGAATGTTTGCCAACAACACAAAGTTCTTCGACCACATTCGACGTCAAACCTCCATAGAAG GTCAAAGGTTTCAGTGTTCTCACTGCTCTAAACGTTTTGCCACCGAGAGGCTACTAAGAGACCACATGAGAAATCATG TCAACCATTATAAATGTCCACTCTGTGATATGACGTGTCCATCACCATCCTCACTGAGAAACCACATCAAATTTCGACATTCCAATGAAAGGCCATACAGCTGTGACTACTGCGAGTACAG CTGTAAAAACCTGATAGACCTGCGAAAGCATTTAGACACACACAGCAGTGAGCCTGGATATCGATGTGACTTTGCTGACTGCGGCTACTCCACCCGCTCACTTTACTCAATAAAGAACCATTACAAACGTGTTCATGAG GGAGATTACACTCCTCGCTACAGGTGTCACGTGTGTGAGCAGTGCTTTACTCGGGGGAACAACCTCACTGCTCATCTACGCAAGAAACATCAGTTCAAATGGCCCTCAGGACATCCCAGATTCAG ATATAAAGAGCACGAAGATGGATACATGCGTCTGCAACTGATCCGCTACGAGAGTGTAGAGCTCACAGAACAGCTGATGAGGGAGCGGCAGGGCGAGGGGGACAGCAGCGAGTCTACCCAGCAGAACATCCAGCCTGGTGAAGAACTAGAGGAGACACAGCCTTCTAGCACTGTGGCTGGAAATACAGAGGCAAGAATAAGAAAGGAGGCTGCAGAGGACTGTAGGATACAGGAGAACAGAGAAAACTTGTTTTTGTTAATGACAGCTGGCACCTCCTCAGAGATGGACTCTACAGGTGAGGAATCAGTGATGCATCAGCTACAAGACACCGCACAGCAGATGGGCATGGAGGTGCTCTAA
- the dpagt1 gene encoding UDP-N-acetylglucosamine--dolichyl-phosphate N-acetylglucosaminephosphotransferase yields the protein MSPVPVLPLIINFLMSAMGCIATIKLIPAFKDHFISARLFGLDLNKTTKKQVPESQGVISGTVFLIILFLFIPVPFLKCFMEEQCQRFPHNEFVQIIGALLAICCMIFLGFADDVLNLRWRHKLLLPTMASLPLLMVYFTNFGNTVIVVPKPFRLLLGMHLDLGILYYVYMGMLAVFCTNAINILAGINGIESGQALFISGSIIVFNLLELNGDYRDDHVFSLYFMIPFFFTTLALFYHNWYPSSVFVGDTFCYFAGMTFAVVGILGHFSKTMLLFFIPQVVNFIYSLPQLFHIIPCPRHRLPRLNSDTGKLGMSYSKFKRKDLGKLGQLILKVAEMLWLLDVRRGQEADDEFIECNNMTLINLVLKILGPTHEKTLTAVMLFMQVLGSAVAFGIRYQLVRLFYDV from the exons ATGTCTCCTGTTCCTGTCCTTCCTCTTATCATAAACTTTTTAATGTCTGCAATGGGGTGCATTGCAACAATCAAGCTTATTCCAGCCTTTAAGGATCATTTCATATCTGCAAGACTTTTTGGATTGGACCTAAATAAAaccacaaaaaaacaagt GCCTGAGTCCCAAGGTGTAATAAGTGGGACAGTCTTCCTCATCATTCTCTTCCTCTTCATCCCTGTCCCCTTCCTCAAGTGCTTCATGGAAGAACAATGTCAGCGGTTCCCTCACAATGAG TTTGTTCAGATTATTGGTGCTTTGTTGGCCATCTGCTGCATGATCTTCCTGGGTTTCGCTGATGATGTTCTGAACCTACGATGGAGACACAAGCTTCTGCTGCCCACTATGGCCTCCCTTCCTCTCCTTATGGTTTACTTTACTAACTTTGGTAACACCGTCATTGTCGTGCCCAAACCTTTTCGTCTCCTGTTGGGGATGCATCTGGACTTGG GCATTCTGTATTACGTGTACATGGGAATGTTGGCTGTATTCTGCACAAATGCTATCAACATCTTGGCTGGTATCAATGGCATTGAGTCAGGACAGGCTCTCTTTATATCTGGGTCCATCATTGTCTTTAATTTACTGGAACTTAATG GAGACTATAGGGATGACCATGTGTTTTCTTTGTACTTCATGATTCCCTTCTTCTTCACCACTTTAGCCCTTTTCTACCACAACTG GTACCCTTCGTCTGTGTTTGTGGGAGACACATTCTGTTATTTTGCTGGAATGACGTTTGCAGTGGTTGGAATCCTGGGCCACTTCAGCAAAACCATGCTGCTCTTCTTCATCCCCCAAGTCGTCAACTTCATTTACTCTCTGCCTCAACTGTTTCACATTATTCCCTGCCCTAGACATCGTCTGCCTAG GTTAAATTCAGACACAGGAAAGCTTGGCATGAGTTACTCCAAGTTCAAACGGAAAGACCTAGGCAAATTAGGACAACTGATTCTGAAG GTGGCAGAAATGCTATGGCTTCTGGATGTGCGTAGGGGACAGGAGGCAGACGATGAGTTTATTGAGTGTAACAACATGACCCTTATCAACCTGGTACTAAAAATACTGGGACCTACCCATGAGAAAACCCTGACGGCAGTCATGCTGTTTATGCAG GTCTTAGGAAGTGCCGTAGCATTTGGAATCCGGTATCAACTTGTCCGTCTTTTCTACGATGTCTAG